CAGAGTTGATTGATCTTTTCACCCTTTCACCTTTTTCCAAGGTTTTGAAACTTATCTTCCCTAAGAAGCTTCAGGTTCCCAAACAAAGACCAAGCTTAGTGCAACTCCGTCTCCTCTGCTGAAGTTCCTCCGACGACCAAGGTAGTTTTTTATTTGTCTCACTCTTTCCCGTTGTCCTCTCTTCCTCCTCTGTCTTTGCGGTTTTTTATCTTTCTGCTTTTTCTTTGTCGTCGGTTTTCGTTACCACCGTTTTAATTGTtttggtttttcttttgtttccatGCTTTggtgtttgttgttgttgggcTGAAAATGACGAAGCTTTGTTGTTGTCGAGTAGATCGTCGCTATCATTTTCTGACCACCGTGACAAGGTTAGTGGTTTTCTTTGCTTCATTGTGGGAACAGTAAATTGTGAGTGTTGATGTTAGggattttagggattttgtGTTGCATGTTGATCTTGTCGGGGTGGTGTACGATTATTGGGGTGCAAGGGTTTgatattttctttgtttttctgGGGTTAATGCAATCTTTGTTGATCTGGTGTAAATGGCGGcctagttaattttttttttccattgttTGGGGTAAATGGTTTTTGCTGAGTAATGTCTCTGCGTTTTGTTCAGTTcttgttgttcttgttcttgttgatAGTAATGAACTTTGTGCCCTTGTGGGTTGGTTGATTTTTTTTGATATATAAGTTGTTTGTTAACTCAATTTTTTGTTATTCTTTAGGTGATTAAATCTCCCTCAATTTTTATTGTGAAGCAATGGATCCCAGTGGTAGTATCTCTAGTTTCTATGGTAGTAGAAGTCCCCAAATGTTTTCAATCCCTATAATATTGAGAAATTTTCACATGAAATTGCCAAAAGatttttatgaaaagaagaaaaatgaaattaagtCTGAGGTGCTGCTCACTGACCCGAAGGGAAACTGTGTAAAGTTGGAAGTTTTGACTGACTTGCTTGGAGGCTTTCTTGATTATGTTGTTCCTATCTTGGTTTCATTTTatggttttaaaaaaaaccatGATTTGGTTTTTCAATATGAAGGGGGAAAGAGGTTTAAAGTTGAAATTTATGACGAAAATAAGAACCATTTCCCCTATCCAAATGGTGGTGAAAAAGGGAAGAACAAAGCACCAACCAATGGTGGTGAAAAAGGGAAGTACAAAGCAACAACCCATTTCCCTTGTGTAAAACCTGGTCAAAAAGGGATGAAAGAGAAGAACAAAACACCATCCCATCTCCCTTGTCCAAGACCTGCTAAAAAAGGGCATGATGAACCACCAACCCCAGAGGTATTATATTTGAGTTCTGACACTGAGGAAGAGTTTGAGGTTGTGGTTGATGAAGATGTTGTGGCTGAGGAAGAGGTTGTGGCAGATGGCCCTCAAGTTGCTGCAGTTGGCCAGGTTCAGAATGCAAGGTACACCTTTGAGAAGATTGTCACTAGTTCTGTTGCTGGTGGTGGTCATACTTTGGTAAGCATTCTCAATGTTTGTGTTTTTTAGATAGCTGAACTTGTAGAGTTACATGTCTCTAATCCTGTTGActtttcttattttgatcagCCTTTGCCACGGTTATATGTTCGTGACTTCCTTGAACATAGCTGGGAAAAAGTATTATTGAAAAAGGAAGGGGATCAAGAATGGTATATTTGCAAGCTCTGTTGGAGGAAGAGGAATGGAAAACTTACTGATTGCCATCTTGGCGAAGAGTTTTACAAGTTTGTGAGTGACAACCAATTAGCTGAAAATGACAAGCTCGTTTTCAGTCATAGTGGTTCGAATAACGTTCTACATGTTAGGATTCAGCGCCATTGATGGCAATTAGGTTTCGATTGTTAGACTTGTTGCCATGACTTGATGTTGAGAACACATTTATGTTTCCTTTTGTGGTGGTTACTCTTGGTTGTGCTTATTTGTGTTCTTATTTGTTTTTAATAACTATGGTTGTGCTTTGTTTAGCGTTCGTTAATTTTAATGATGTTattattcttttttgtttataattGTAGTTCAAAAAATGGCCTCCCAATCATTTTCTTCCCAGAATGATGGAAGGCGTTGCAAGTGAGGTCTTTATCCGACTCTTAAAATCGCGTGGACTAGGATCAATTATGGGCGCACATTTTATCAATGCCCTCATGGGGTAAATTATCCATTATTTATTTTGGGGTTTAGGGATAAAATATTCGATATTCAACTTTCTTAGTCTTATTTCAAAATGTGTAGGGTTGCAACTATTTTGATTGGGCTGAAGGTCCTACCCAGCCTGTTGATGAAGCACCTCAAGTGAACCATTCCAGTGTGACTAATTCACAAAGGAACAGTgatactgctgctgctgctgggACTTCTGCTGCTGGGACTGAGGATGCTACATTGAAACTTTTGCTGGCTGAAGGAAGGAGGAGGGAGCAAGCTTATGTCAATATTATTATGGGCACGTGGGTGTTTGTTATCGTTTGTTTTCTGGTTTTGCTTGTTGCTACTGCTTTTGCAAGCAAAATGGGTTAAATAGTAGTTTATTTTGTATTAGGTATTAAATACTTGAACCTTAGGTTGTGTGTAATGATCTACATTGGTACTCTATATTTTATGCTATGTTATGATATCATGAAACTGAACTTTGATGTTAATTgttaattttaacataaaataAGAGCAAGCATGATCCTGTGATGCTAAttgttatatttaaaaaaacaaatttataaTGGAATATAGTATAAGTGATTAAACCTTACTTGCAAAACAACTCAAGCATCATGCATGCACTAAATGTATCCATGTGGGGCACTTCATGCACGACCTTATTATTTATGTGAACCTAATAAAATACCAAAACAACCTGAAACATCATGCACACAATTTATCCATATAGGGAAATAGCAATAATAACAAAAGGCACATCAGGCCAAAACTTATCCATAGATAAATAGAAAAGGGCACATCAGCCCAAACTTGTCCAACACTTGTCCAACAGTAAGCAACattaataaagaaaaagacTGGCACAAACAGGCCACAATTGTCCAGCAACAAAGAGATAAAAGTTACACAAAAGATGGGAGCATTACATACACATGCAGACATGACAAAACAATACTTTGGAAACCAACCCCCCTTGACCCCATCATCAAAACATGCAGCTTTGCAAATGCAGCTTCAGATCTTCCTTGGGAACACATACTTGACCAAGGTCCCATAATAGTCAAATGACTTCCTTATGAGCACATCCTACATTTCATTGTATGGGTTGCTTAAACGATCCCTCgacgcttataaaaaaattagtgcattcaaaatttatttatttttccattAAATATAATCTGCATTATTGAAATTAGGGTTGCTTAAACGATCCCTCGACGCTTATGATTCCCACTATGAGATTAGGGTTGCTTAAACGATCCCCCGACACTTACGATTCCCACTATGAGattagggttgcttaaacaATCCATCGACACTTATGATTCCCACTATGAGATTAGGGTTGCTTAAACGATCCCCCGACACTTATGATACCCACTATGAGATTAGGGTTGCTTAAAAGATCCATCGACGCTTATGATTCCCACTATGAGATTAGGGTTGCTTAAACGACCCCTCGACGCTTATGATTCCCACTACGAGATTAGGGTTGCTTAAACGATCCTCCACTCTTATGATTCCCACTATGAGATTAGGGTTCCTTAAACGATCCCTCGACGCTTATGATTCCCACTATGAGATTAGGGTTTCTTAAACGATCCCTCGGCGCTTATGATTCCCACTATGAGATTAGGGTTCCTTAAACGATCCCTCGGCGCTTATGATTCCCACTATGAGATTAGGGTTGCTTAAACGATCCCTCGGCGCTTATGATTCCCACTATGAGATTAGGGTTGCTTAAACGATCCCTCGGCGCTTATGATTCCCACTATGAGATTAGGGTTGCTTAAACGATCCCTCGGCGCTTATGATTCCCACTATGAGATTAGGGTTGCTTAAACGATCCCTCGGCGCTTATGATTCCCACTATGAGATTAGGGTTGCTTAAACGATCCCTCGGCGCTTATGATTCCCACTATGAGATTAGGGTTACTTAAACGATCCCTCGGCGCTTATGATTCCCACTATGAGATTAGGGTTGCTTAAACGATCCCTCGACGCTTATGATTCCCACTATGAGATTAGGGTTGCTTAAACGATCCCTCGACGCTTATGATTCCCATTATGAGATTAGGGTTGCTTAAACGATCCCTCGACACTTATGATTCCCACTATGAGATTAGGGTTGCTTAAACTATCCCATGACCAAGGATCGAATCTTGTTGGCAACTTTTTCCCCGTAAATTACATTATAATATTTGAACCTTACGTTTCTAATTATATAATATGATTAATCGACAACCAAAACATTAAACCGTAGCCAGCCAACTAGGTCAAATACTTGTGTTTAATACCGTCAAGTCCCGTGTTCGACACTCGTAGTTGTCtcgtttattttttctttagatattttcattttattgcATTAACTATAATATTTAAAACGCAATTCAAAAACAACAAATTTCTTTAGCCTACGTGGGAGATGTCAACGCGTTTAGGCCCCATGACTAGGGTTCGAATCTCCACTAACTATCGTCCTTTTTCATTTTCCCTTTCTTTATTCCTTTTCTACTTTCAGTcattaaaagataaaaattaataatctgGAATAACTTACATAAATCAACGCCCAGCCGAGTGGTAAATACTATGCGTGTAAATTCTCTAAGGTCCTGAGTTCGAGACCTTAAATTTGGGTTTTTTTGCACCTTTTTTCTCCCATCAAAGAAACCGTTTCTTTTGGCCTAATCTTTAAGCCAAATCAATACTGTTGTCATGCTCAATATAATGACTGAAAAATTGTAAAGTTTCCTTTCCAACCAAAACATTCATTACAAATCAAGTAGCTAAATAACCCAGTCTCAAATCACCCTAATAATTGTCATAAACAAGAATACATAATACTACCAATTAAACAAGCTACTGGCCATTCATCAAACCAAAAAACATCCGTCAAATTAACAATAGGTCAAAGTGTCTTCATCTGCAACTCCTCCCCAGCTTCATTTGCAACACCATCAATCTTTCTCACtgctttgatcaacatcaatGCGTGCGGCTTTGGCCTTCCGCTCAACTTCATTTAAGTAACCCATGAACTGTTTTTACAAAAATAGTAAAGTTACTAAATTAGAAAAGATAATCTATGTGGCCAAACTTTTTAATCCCCTTCAAAAACACATTCACACTTACATTTGGAACTTGGGAAGAAGATCCAGGTTCACATATGCGAACTCTAGGATATGATTTCAGATTTTGAGATGGTGGAAATTGAGGGAACATAGTGAACCCATTCATGATGTTAATTCCAGGATGATAACACTCCTGAGTCATGGGAGTCATAAAAGGATAATCCAAATCTTGAGAACAAGCTTCGTTATCACTCTGGTTCTGTCAAACGTAATAACATCTCAAATTTTCATGGTCATTTTATTACCATACAATCAACTAAGCATAAACGTAACGCTACTAGGAAAAGTATTTTCTACATCAGGGTTTTCACAACGGTGGGTGAAATACCCGATGTGAAAGATAACGCggtggcaatattgaaattatagtaaacttttatgagagttttcacatcagttgggaATATGTCTGATGTGAAAAATAATTAGTAAACATTTTTTACAACGGTTGATACAACTTCATGTGAGACAACTTCAGGCTTTCTTTAGACATTTTTTACAACATTTTTTATAAGGATATTTACCTTGCCTTTGCCTTTTGCAGCACCTTCATGTGAGACAACTTCAGGCATACTTACATTATATGGCAAATCCTCTTCAACCTACAGAGAAATATCAATTTACATCACTTGAAAAGTAAAGTAACTACAAGAAAACATAATAGTTTAAGAACTCAGCATGTATACTTACATCATCAAGGTCCACAGATGAATCACCCATAGCATGTTCTTGAGTACCAACTCCTTGACGCATCTCTGGGCATGTGCGAATTGTATGTCCAGCCATTCTGCATCTTGAGCATAGCATTCTCTTCTTCCCACCTTTCTTCTTGCGCCCCTTTGTGGTCACCACAGCTGGATCCCCAATCAAGAATGGTCCAGTGCGGATGTTTCTGCTATCTGGCCGACGCTTTTGAACACTTTTAGCCAACTTGTATATGTCCCGCAGAACATGAGAGAAATTATTGACATTCTCACAAGCTATTTCACTGAGTATGTTGCAAGCAGCAGAAAGCACACCCCTCCTTAGCATTGCCAATTTCTTTGCATCATTGCTAGTAACAGTGTCATTAATCTGATTCATGTAGTCCACCTTAGCCGTTCTTGACCACCTTTTACATATAAGACTAGCAGGAACTTCATCCACTCTCTCATTTCTCATTGCACATATCATGTGAGAACAAGGGATTCCAGAATAATCAAAGTGACCACAATCACACACAAATATTGAAGAATTTTTGTCATATAAAACAACATACTCACGCCTTTCATACAAAGCCTTATTCATCTTCACCATCACCACACCATTGACCTCAGTCCTTTGAATAATATTTAAGCCACCCACATATTCAATCTGGGTTTTCACTTCATTGAACATGCTCCTGGTCAAATGCTGTGAGAAACCACGCTCAATATAACCAAGAGGAGTTGTGGGCAAAGGCTCCGAATACGTTGTGTTAAAATCAGCAACTAACTCATTGTGTCTGTACTCCTTCACAGCCCTCTCAAAATTATGAATGAAATCTATCAAACTGTTTTTACATTGAACATAACTCTTGATGAATGAATTGGTCCCTTCACACATTGACATCGTTCTCATGCCTGCAAAGAACTTGTCCCTCATATAAGCACTTGCCCACATTGTCTTCATACCATACATTCTTGTTATCCATTCATTATTACCAAATTCATACTTCTCCATAACCTTAGCCCAAAGATGTTCAAATCTCTCTGCGTTGAAGTTACCATATATCAGAACTTTAAAATCCTCCAAGAAGTCTGGATTCTTCAGTTTCTCTAAAGCTTTTTGTTGAATATGCCATGAACACAATTTGTGCCGGGCATTAGGAAAGACAACCCTTATTGCTTCTTTCATAGCTAAATCACCATCTGTAACAACAGTTTTGGGATGCTTCTCAAACATACACTCAGCAAATGTCTCCAGCACCCACTTATATGTCTCAATCGACTCATCCGTAATCAAAGCGCAAGCAAAAACAGTTGTCTGACCATGGTGATTGTAGCCACAGAAAATCACCAGAGGCTTATTATACTTGTTTCTCTTATAAGTGTTGT
This is a stretch of genomic DNA from Lotus japonicus ecotype B-129 chromosome 1, LjGifu_v1.2. It encodes these proteins:
- the LOC130728950 gene encoding protein FAR1-RELATED SEQUENCE 5-like → MESNVKSVSNGENGKEQYAENGEEKVHVSLGKNVSDSPKNSAHSEEKGGSTGVEDEDDDGAVYENNILDLIEDDIMGMKFDSEEDAIKFYERYGQCYGFGVRKDMSIVVCKVPLLLVNWSAAKRGVRHRKYLERRDRVRVAKGITRVSCPARFCVRFERNSCKWKVIYFVKTHNHVLAPVDKVHLISSYRHLNDYDKAQINSLKLHGVRTCNIMGLMLGQKGGHEALGFTKKDLFNHIDKEKRIRVGNGDGFAALSYFQAKAEGDPMFFSKYTKTEDENLKDLFWSDGVCRVDYHAFGDVIAFDNTYKRNKYNKPLVIFCGYNHHGQTTVFACALITDESIETYKWVLETFAECMFEKHPKTVVTDGDLAMKEAIRVVFPNARHKLCSWHIQQKALEKLKNPDFLEDFKVLIYGNFNAERFEHLWAKVMEKYEFGNNEWITRMYGMKTMWASAYMRDKFFAGMRTMSMCEGTNSFIKSYVQCKNSLIDFIHNFERAVKEYRHNELVADFNTTYSEPLPTTPLGYIERGFSQHLTRSMFNEVKTQIEYVGGLNIIQRTEVNGVVMVKMNKALYERREYVVLYDKNSSIFVCDCGHFDYSGIPCSHMICAMRNERVDEVPASLICKRWSRTAKVDYMNQINDTVTSNDAKKLAMLRRGVLSAACNILSEIACENVNNFSHVLRDIYKLAKSVQKRRPDSRNIRTGPFLIGDPAVVTTKGRKKKGGKKRMLCSRCRMAGHTIRTCPEMRQGVGTQEHAMGDSSVDLDDVEEDLPYNVSMPEVVSHEGAAKGKGKTYSQLM
- the LOC130731676 gene encoding uncharacterized protein LOC130731676, which gives rise to MDPSGSISSFYGSRSPQMFSIPIILRNFHMKLPKDFYEKKKNEIKSEVLLTDPKGNCVKLEVLTDLLGGFLDYVVPILVSFYGFKKNHDLVFQYEGGKRFKVEIYDENKNHFPYPNGGEKGKNKAPTNGGEKGKYKATTHFPCVKPGQKGMKEKNKTPSHLPCPRPAKKGHDEPPTPEVLYLSSDTEEEFEVVVDEDVVAEEEVVADGPQVAAVGQVQNARYTFEKIVTSSVAGGGHTLPLPRLYVRDFLEHSWEKVLLKKEGDQEWYICKLCWRKRNGKLTDCHLGEEFYKFVSDNQLAENDKLVFSHSGSNNVLHVRIQRH